Proteins from a single region of Seriola aureovittata isolate HTS-2021-v1 ecotype China chromosome 9, ASM2101889v1, whole genome shotgun sequence:
- the LOC130174358 gene encoding 5-hydroxytryptamine receptor 1-like isoform X1, giving the protein MDIHTFWNETAAYNETHMDTMFLLFNCTVLTLTLILGLPGNLWICWVVSRTKSLQTCNNALLVSLAASDLLKCSVDTPLLLFSFLRYGKDSQVPVSVCTLQQFTYALCSCVQLLTLVSISVERFQAIAFPFQTERRRARVRLWILSIWACGLMLAVISLTLAKKALFYMLCRPHIGGHGEEPLQYSDPFGPYVLVPVWGLSLTLIIIHYMRILRVVRHHRKKLFNRGVQLRPTVSEHVWAWLSVPASPAPRTAPRGSFKSMPPVGSGSPLPPRRTVLLVAEAGASGADASTGGRRAPGGPPDIVGAVCLLTPGARERGKKQMEGKVAQRFGYIIIAFTLFWVPMVVILLVNVNSWQDTDRLLRELETSAMVLTCMQAAVDPLIYTLVTRQFRSELSKILSSIPGCPLKLRG; this is encoded by the exons ATGGATATTCACACTTTCTGGAACGAAACAGCCGCGTATAATGAGACTCACATGGACACCATGTTTCTCCTGTTCAACTGCACGGTCCTAACCTTAACGTTAATCCTGGGTTTGCCCGGCAACTTGTGGATCTGTTGGGTTGTTTCCAGAACCAAGAGCCTGCAGACCTGCAATAACGCGCTGCTGGTCAGCTTGGCCGCCAGTGACCTCCTGAAGTGCTCCGTGGACACACCGCTGCTGCTCTTCTCTTTCCTGCGCTACGGGAAGGACAGCCAGGTGCCGGTGTCTGTATGCACCCTGCAGCAGTTCACCTATGCCCTATGCAGCTGCGTCCAGCTGCTCACGCTGGTCAGCATCAGCGTGGAGCGCTTCCAAGCTATCGCCTTTCCTTTCCAAAccgagaggaggagagcgagggTCCGTCTCTGGATCCTGTCCATCTGGGCGTGCGGCCTCATGTTGGCTGTCATCTCTCTGACTCTTGCCAAGAAAGCGCTTTTCTACATGCTCTGTCGTCCGCACATCGGGGGGCACGGCGAAGAGCCTCTGCAGTATTCGGATCCATTCGGACCCTACGTGCTGGTGCCGGTGTGGGGACTGTCTCTGACTTTGATCATTATCCACTATATGCGGATATTGAGAGTTGTGAGGCACCACCGGAAGAAATTGTTCAACCGGGGAGTCCAGCTGAGGCCGACGGTGTCGGAGCACGTCTGGGCCTGGCTGAGTGTCCCTGCTAGCccagcaccacggacagctcCACGAGGCTCCTTCAAGTCTATGCCCCCTGTGGGCTCCGGCAGCCCACTACCTCCCCGCAGAACGGTGCTCTTGGTGGCCGAGGCCGGTGCATCCGGTGCGGACGCGTCCACGGGAGGACGACGCGCCCCGGGGGGACCTCCGGATATCGTCGGGGCAGTGTGTCTTCTGACACCCGGGGCAAGGGAGCGGGGGAAGAAACAGATGGAGGGGAAAGTGGCGCAGCGTTTTGGGTACATAATCATTGCGTTCACGCTTTTCTGGGTGCCCATGGTGGTTATTTTGCTAGTGAATGTCAACTCTTGGCAGGACACGGACAGA TTGCTGAGGGAGCTGGAGACATCAGCCATGGTGCTGACCTGTATGCAGGCTGCGGTGGATCCTCTCATCTACACTTTAGTCACCAGACAGTTTCGCTCTGAGCTAAGCAagatcctctcctccatccccGGATGTCCACTAAAACTGAGAGGCTGA
- the LOC130174358 gene encoding neuropeptide FF receptor 1-like isoform X2, producing the protein MDIHTFWNETAAYNETHMDTMFLLFNCTVLTLTLILGLPGNLWICWVVSRTKSLQTCNNALLVSLAASDLLKCSVDTPLLLFSFLRYGKDSQVPVSVCTLQQFTYALCSCVQLLTLVSISVERFQAIAFPFQTERRRARVRLWILSIWACGLMLAVISLTLAKKALFYMLCRPHIGGHGEEPLQYSDPFGPYVLVPVWGLSLTLIIIHYMRILRVVRHHRKKLFNRGVQLRPTVSEHVWAWLSVPASPAPRTAPRGSFKSMPPVGSGSPLPPRRTVLLVAEAGASGADASTGGRRAPGGPPDIVGAVCLLTPGARERGKKQMEGKVAQRFGC; encoded by the exons ATGGATATTCACACTTTCTGGAACGAAACAGCCGCGTATAATGAGACTCACATGGACACCATGTTTCTCCTGTTCAACTGCACGGTCCTAACCTTAACGTTAATCCTGGGTTTGCCCGGCAACTTGTGGATCTGTTGGGTTGTTTCCAGAACCAAGAGCCTGCAGACCTGCAATAACGCGCTGCTGGTCAGCTTGGCCGCCAGTGACCTCCTGAAGTGCTCCGTGGACACACCGCTGCTGCTCTTCTCTTTCCTGCGCTACGGGAAGGACAGCCAGGTGCCGGTGTCTGTATGCACCCTGCAGCAGTTCACCTATGCCCTATGCAGCTGCGTCCAGCTGCTCACGCTGGTCAGCATCAGCGTGGAGCGCTTCCAAGCTATCGCCTTTCCTTTCCAAAccgagaggaggagagcgagggTCCGTCTCTGGATCCTGTCCATCTGGGCGTGCGGCCTCATGTTGGCTGTCATCTCTCTGACTCTTGCCAAGAAAGCGCTTTTCTACATGCTCTGTCGTCCGCACATCGGGGGGCACGGCGAAGAGCCTCTGCAGTATTCGGATCCATTCGGACCCTACGTGCTGGTGCCGGTGTGGGGACTGTCTCTGACTTTGATCATTATCCACTATATGCGGATATTGAGAGTTGTGAGGCACCACCGGAAGAAATTGTTCAACCGGGGAGTCCAGCTGAGGCCGACGGTGTCGGAGCACGTCTGGGCCTGGCTGAGTGTCCCTGCTAGCccagcaccacggacagctcCACGAGGCTCCTTCAAGTCTATGCCCCCTGTGGGCTCCGGCAGCCCACTACCTCCCCGCAGAACGGTGCTCTTGGTGGCCGAGGCCGGTGCATCCGGTGCGGACGCGTCCACGGGAGGACGACGCGCCCCGGGGGGACCTCCGGATATCGTCGGGGCAGTGTGTCTTCTGACACCCGGGGCAAGGGAGCGGGGGAAGAAACAGATGGAGGGGAAAGTGGCGCAGCGTTTTGG TTGCTGA